From Euwallacea similis isolate ESF13 chromosome 14, ESF131.1, whole genome shotgun sequence, one genomic window encodes:
- the snu gene encoding ABC transporter G family member 20 isoform X2 — protein sequence MWELLVKLLCRVLGIDKPEQEIESNVMGERVEPTVPGPDLVGVNVERPQLAHQQSSVWNSRQQAVCVRHAFKHYGSKKNPNHVLSDLNMTVAKGTIYGLLGASGCGKTTLLSCIVGRRRLNSGEIWVLGGKPGTRGSGVPGKRVGYMPQEIALYGEFSIKETMQYFGWIFGMHTSEINDRLQFLLNFLDLPSQNRLVKNLSGGQQRRVSFAVALMHDPELLILDEPTVGVDPLLRQSIWNHLVQITKDGNKTVIITTHYIEEARQAHAIGLMRSGKLLAEEAPHVLLQMYHCTSLEEVFLKLSRKQGQVGGGGGGGQGVGTQTDHNISNNISIATLNWGKKEPIYVTEESGVVGLNFHQSKEVLVQDSNGHLDFAGKASSAKHGIQEACEDCSNCSEWTTTGKIKALLQKNFLRMWRNVGVMLFIFALPVMQVILFCLAIGGDPTGLKIAIVNNEVGYVNQTYQDCPYEEGCKFGNLSCRYTKAVNTSTITKLYYPDLDSAKAAVSRGEAWGAMYFTENFTDALVARIALGKDSDEETLDQSEIRVWLDMSNQQIGIILQRDLQLTYQNFTKDLLRDCDQNEALAEVPISFKEPIYGSNQPSFTDFVAPGVILTIVFFLAVALTSSALIIERMEGLLDRSWVAGVTPGEILFSHVVTQFVVMCGQTALVLIFMIIVFEVECKGDIFIVVVLTILQGLCGMCFGFVISAICELERNAIQLALGSFYPTLLLSGVIWPIEGMPMILRYVSTFLPLTLATTSLRAMMTRGWSFLEPDVYYGFISTIAWIVLFLTISLIALKVKRG from the exons ATGTGGGAGTTACTGGTTAAATTGCTGTGTAGGGTTTTGGGTATTGATAAACCCGAGCAGGAAAT TGAAAGCAACGTTATGGGGGAGCGCGTGGAACCGACGGTTCCAGGCCCGGACTTGGTGGGCGTAAATGTGGAGAGGCCCCAATTGGCGCATCAACAATCTTCGGTCTGGAACAGTAGACAGCAGGCAGTATGTGTGAGGCATGCTTTCAAACACTATGGATCCAAAAAGAACCCCAATCACGTTCTGAGCGATCTGAATATGACTGTAGCCAAAGGAACTAT ATACGGTCTACTCGGCGCTTCAGGATGTGGCAAAACAACCCTGCTTTCTTGCATAGTGGGCCGCAGAAGACTGAACTCTGGAGAAATTTGGGTCCTAGGAGGGAAACCTGGTACCAGAGGTTCTGGGGTGCCGGGAAAACGCGTGGGCTACATGCCTCAAGAAATCGCCCTTTACGGGGAGTTTTCCATAAAGGAAACCATGCAGTATTTTGGCTGGATATTCGGTATGCACACCTCAGAAATCAACGACAGATTGCAGTTTTTGTTAAACTTCTTGGATTTACCCAGCCAGAACCGATTGGTAAAGAATCTTAG TGGAGGTCAACAACGAAGAGTATCATTCGCAGTGGCTCTAATGCACGACCCGGAACTCCTGATTCTGGACGAACCCACAGTGGGTGTTGATCCTTTGCTCAGGCAAAGCATTTGGAACCACCTGGTGCAAATTACTAAGGATGGAAATAAGACTGTGATCATTACTACACATTATATCGAGGAGGCTAGACAAGCTCATGCG ATTGGTCTCATGAGAAGCGGCAAACTACTGGCCGAAGAAGCGCCCCACGTGCTTCTCCAAATGTACCATTGTACCTCCTTAGAAGAGGTCTTCCTCAAACTCTCCAGGAAACAAGGACAAGTTGGTGGGGGTGGCGGCGGCGGCCAAGGAGTAGGGACTCAAACGGACCACAACATTAGCAATAACATTAGTATAGCTACTCTAAATTGGGGCAAAAAGGAACCCATATACGTCACGGAGGAAAGTGGAGTGGTAGGACTTAACTTTCACCAGAGCAAAGAGGTTTTGGTGCAGGATTCTAATGGGCATTTAGAT TTTGCTGGAAAGGCTTCATCAGCAAAACATGGCATTCAAGAAGCATGCGAGGATTGCAGCAATTGCAGCGAATGGACAACTACAGGAAAAATCAAAGCCCTTCTTCAAAAGAATTTCCTCAGGATGTGGAGAAATGTGGGAGTTATGCTGTTCATTTTCGCTTTACCTGTAATGCAAGTAATCTTGTTCTGTCTGGCCATCGGGGGAGACCCCACAGGGTTGAAAATTGCCATtgtaaataatgaagttgGTTACGTCAATCAAACCTACCAGGATTGTCCCTATGAAGAAGGGTGTAAATTTGGGAATTTGAGTTGTCGATACACTAAAGCGGTCAATACGAGTACAATAACGAAA CTATATTATCCGGATTTGGACTCAGCAAAAGCAGCAGTGAGCAGAGGGGAAGCGTGGGGGGCGATGTACTTCACAGAGAACTTTACTGATGCTTTGGTGGCCCGGATAGCCTTGGGAAAGGACAGTGACGAAGAAACTTTAGACCAAAGCGAGATCAGAGTTTGGTTAGACATGTCAA ATCAACAAATTGGAATAATTTTGCAACGAGACTTGCAGCTGACGTACCAAAATTTCACGAAAGATTTGCTGAGAGATTGCGACCAAAACGAAGCGTTAGCTGAGGTACCCATATCGTTCAAGGAACCCATTTATGGCTCCAATCAACCCTCGTTTACAGATTTCGTGGCTCCAGGCGTGATTTTAAC CATTGTCTTCTTTTTGGCTGTCGCCCTTACATCATCAGCGTTAATTATTGAAAGGATGGAGGGCTTGTTGGATAGGTCCTGGGTTGCAG GCGTAACCCCTGGCGAAATCCTGTTCTCCCACGTCGTCACCCAATTCGTGGTGATGTGCGGTCAAACAGCCTTAGTCCTCATCTTCATGATCATAGTCTTCGAAGTGGAGTGCAAAGGTGACATCTTTATAGTAGTCGTCCTCACCATCCTTCAAGGCCTCTGCGGCATGTGCTTCGGTTTCGTTATATCCGCCATTTGCGAACTGGAACGAAACGCAATTCAGCTGGCACTGGGCAGTTTCTATCCGACTCTGCTCCTTAGCGGGGTCATCTGGCCTATTGAAGGCATGCCGATGATCCTGAGATACGTTTCCACTTTCTTACCACTGACGTTAGCGACGACATCACTTCGAGCGATGATGACCCGAGGTTGGTCATTCCTGGAACCGGACGTCTACTACGGGTTCATTTCCACGATAGCTTGGATAGTTCTCTTCTTGACGATTAGTTTAATAGCGCTTAAAGTTAAGCGAGGTTGA
- the snu gene encoding ABC transporter G family member 20 isoform X3 yields the protein MGERVEPTVPGPDLVGVNVERPQLAHQQSSVWNSRQQAVCVRHAFKHYGSKKNPNHVLSDLNMTVAKGTIYGLLGASGCGKTTLLSCIVGRRRLNSGEIWVLGGKPGTRGSGVPGKRVGYMPQEIALYGEFSIKETMQYFGWIFGMHTSEINDRLQFLLNFLDLPSQNRLVKNLSGGQQRRVSFAVALMHDPELLILDEPTVGVDPLLRQSIWNHLVQITKDGNKTVIITTHYIEEARQAHAIGLMRSGKLLAEEAPHVLLQMYHCTSLEEVFLKLSRKQGQVGGGGGGGQGVGTQTDHNISNNISIATLNWGKKEPIYVTEESGVVGLNFHQSKEVLVQDSNGHLDVCYSKLLLLRYSFIPNISFQFAGKASSAKHGIQEACEDCSNCSEWTTTGKIKALLQKNFLRMWRNVGVMLFIFALPVMQVILFCLAIGGDPTGLKIAIVNNEVGYVNQTYQDCPYEEGCKFGNLSCRYTKAVNTSTITKLYYPDLDSAKAAVSRGEAWGAMYFTENFTDALVARIALGKDSDEETLDQSEIRVWLDMSNQQIGIILQRDLQLTYQNFTKDLLRDCDQNEALAEVPISFKEPIYGSNQPSFTDFVAPGVILTIVFFLAVALTSSALIIERMEGLLDRSWVAGVTPGEILFSHVVTQFVVMCGQTALVLIFMIIVFEVECKGDIFIVVVLTILQGLCGMCFGFVISAICELERNAIQLALGSFYPTLLLSGVIWPIEGMPMILRYVSTFLPLTLATTSLRAMMTRGWSFLEPDVYYGFISTIAWIVLFLTISLIALKVKRG from the exons ATGGGGGAGCGCGTGGAACCGACGGTTCCAGGCCCGGACTTGGTGGGCGTAAATGTGGAGAGGCCCCAATTGGCGCATCAACAATCTTCGGTCTGGAACAGTAGACAGCAGGCAGTATGTGTGAGGCATGCTTTCAAACACTATGGATCCAAAAAGAACCCCAATCACGTTCTGAGCGATCTGAATATGACTGTAGCCAAAGGAACTAT ATACGGTCTACTCGGCGCTTCAGGATGTGGCAAAACAACCCTGCTTTCTTGCATAGTGGGCCGCAGAAGACTGAACTCTGGAGAAATTTGGGTCCTAGGAGGGAAACCTGGTACCAGAGGTTCTGGGGTGCCGGGAAAACGCGTGGGCTACATGCCTCAAGAAATCGCCCTTTACGGGGAGTTTTCCATAAAGGAAACCATGCAGTATTTTGGCTGGATATTCGGTATGCACACCTCAGAAATCAACGACAGATTGCAGTTTTTGTTAAACTTCTTGGATTTACCCAGCCAGAACCGATTGGTAAAGAATCTTAG TGGAGGTCAACAACGAAGAGTATCATTCGCAGTGGCTCTAATGCACGACCCGGAACTCCTGATTCTGGACGAACCCACAGTGGGTGTTGATCCTTTGCTCAGGCAAAGCATTTGGAACCACCTGGTGCAAATTACTAAGGATGGAAATAAGACTGTGATCATTACTACACATTATATCGAGGAGGCTAGACAAGCTCATGCG ATTGGTCTCATGAGAAGCGGCAAACTACTGGCCGAAGAAGCGCCCCACGTGCTTCTCCAAATGTACCATTGTACCTCCTTAGAAGAGGTCTTCCTCAAACTCTCCAGGAAACAAGGACAAGTTGGTGGGGGTGGCGGCGGCGGCCAAGGAGTAGGGACTCAAACGGACCACAACATTAGCAATAACATTAGTATAGCTACTCTAAATTGGGGCAAAAAGGAACCCATATACGTCACGGAGGAAAGTGGAGTGGTAGGACTTAACTTTCACCAGAGCAAAGAGGTTTTGGTGCAGGATTCTAATGGGCATTTAGATGTAtgttattcaaaattactgTTATTAAGGTATTCTTTTATCCCCAACATTTCCTTCCAGTTTGCTGGAAAGGCTTCATCAGCAAAACATGGCATTCAAGAAGCATGCGAGGATTGCAGCAATTGCAGCGAATGGACAACTACAGGAAAAATCAAAGCCCTTCTTCAAAAGAATTTCCTCAGGATGTGGAGAAATGTGGGAGTTATGCTGTTCATTTTCGCTTTACCTGTAATGCAAGTAATCTTGTTCTGTCTGGCCATCGGGGGAGACCCCACAGGGTTGAAAATTGCCATtgtaaataatgaagttgGTTACGTCAATCAAACCTACCAGGATTGTCCCTATGAAGAAGGGTGTAAATTTGGGAATTTGAGTTGTCGATACACTAAAGCGGTCAATACGAGTACAATAACGAAA CTATATTATCCGGATTTGGACTCAGCAAAAGCAGCAGTGAGCAGAGGGGAAGCGTGGGGGGCGATGTACTTCACAGAGAACTTTACTGATGCTTTGGTGGCCCGGATAGCCTTGGGAAAGGACAGTGACGAAGAAACTTTAGACCAAAGCGAGATCAGAGTTTGGTTAGACATGTCAA ATCAACAAATTGGAATAATTTTGCAACGAGACTTGCAGCTGACGTACCAAAATTTCACGAAAGATTTGCTGAGAGATTGCGACCAAAACGAAGCGTTAGCTGAGGTACCCATATCGTTCAAGGAACCCATTTATGGCTCCAATCAACCCTCGTTTACAGATTTCGTGGCTCCAGGCGTGATTTTAAC CATTGTCTTCTTTTTGGCTGTCGCCCTTACATCATCAGCGTTAATTATTGAAAGGATGGAGGGCTTGTTGGATAGGTCCTGGGTTGCAG GCGTAACCCCTGGCGAAATCCTGTTCTCCCACGTCGTCACCCAATTCGTGGTGATGTGCGGTCAAACAGCCTTAGTCCTCATCTTCATGATCATAGTCTTCGAAGTGGAGTGCAAAGGTGACATCTTTATAGTAGTCGTCCTCACCATCCTTCAAGGCCTCTGCGGCATGTGCTTCGGTTTCGTTATATCCGCCATTTGCGAACTGGAACGAAACGCAATTCAGCTGGCACTGGGCAGTTTCTATCCGACTCTGCTCCTTAGCGGGGTCATCTGGCCTATTGAAGGCATGCCGATGATCCTGAGATACGTTTCCACTTTCTTACCACTGACGTTAGCGACGACATCACTTCGAGCGATGATGACCCGAGGTTGGTCATTCCTGGAACCGGACGTCTACTACGGGTTCATTTCCACGATAGCTTGGATAGTTCTCTTCTTGACGATTAGTTTAATAGCGCTTAAAGTTAAGCGAGGTTGA
- the snu gene encoding ABC transporter G family member 20 isoform X1, with protein MWELLVKLLCRVLGIDKPEQEIESNVMGERVEPTVPGPDLVGVNVERPQLAHQQSSVWNSRQQAVCVRHAFKHYGSKKNPNHVLSDLNMTVAKGTIYGLLGASGCGKTTLLSCIVGRRRLNSGEIWVLGGKPGTRGSGVPGKRVGYMPQEIALYGEFSIKETMQYFGWIFGMHTSEINDRLQFLLNFLDLPSQNRLVKNLSGGQQRRVSFAVALMHDPELLILDEPTVGVDPLLRQSIWNHLVQITKDGNKTVIITTHYIEEARQAHAIGLMRSGKLLAEEAPHVLLQMYHCTSLEEVFLKLSRKQGQVGGGGGGGQGVGTQTDHNISNNISIATLNWGKKEPIYVTEESGVVGLNFHQSKEVLVQDSNGHLDVCYSKLLLLRYSFIPNISFQFAGKASSAKHGIQEACEDCSNCSEWTTTGKIKALLQKNFLRMWRNVGVMLFIFALPVMQVILFCLAIGGDPTGLKIAIVNNEVGYVNQTYQDCPYEEGCKFGNLSCRYTKAVNTSTITKLYYPDLDSAKAAVSRGEAWGAMYFTENFTDALVARIALGKDSDEETLDQSEIRVWLDMSNQQIGIILQRDLQLTYQNFTKDLLRDCDQNEALAEVPISFKEPIYGSNQPSFTDFVAPGVILTIVFFLAVALTSSALIIERMEGLLDRSWVAGVTPGEILFSHVVTQFVVMCGQTALVLIFMIIVFEVECKGDIFIVVVLTILQGLCGMCFGFVISAICELERNAIQLALGSFYPTLLLSGVIWPIEGMPMILRYVSTFLPLTLATTSLRAMMTRGWSFLEPDVYYGFISTIAWIVLFLTISLIALKVKRG; from the exons ATGTGGGAGTTACTGGTTAAATTGCTGTGTAGGGTTTTGGGTATTGATAAACCCGAGCAGGAAAT TGAAAGCAACGTTATGGGGGAGCGCGTGGAACCGACGGTTCCAGGCCCGGACTTGGTGGGCGTAAATGTGGAGAGGCCCCAATTGGCGCATCAACAATCTTCGGTCTGGAACAGTAGACAGCAGGCAGTATGTGTGAGGCATGCTTTCAAACACTATGGATCCAAAAAGAACCCCAATCACGTTCTGAGCGATCTGAATATGACTGTAGCCAAAGGAACTAT ATACGGTCTACTCGGCGCTTCAGGATGTGGCAAAACAACCCTGCTTTCTTGCATAGTGGGCCGCAGAAGACTGAACTCTGGAGAAATTTGGGTCCTAGGAGGGAAACCTGGTACCAGAGGTTCTGGGGTGCCGGGAAAACGCGTGGGCTACATGCCTCAAGAAATCGCCCTTTACGGGGAGTTTTCCATAAAGGAAACCATGCAGTATTTTGGCTGGATATTCGGTATGCACACCTCAGAAATCAACGACAGATTGCAGTTTTTGTTAAACTTCTTGGATTTACCCAGCCAGAACCGATTGGTAAAGAATCTTAG TGGAGGTCAACAACGAAGAGTATCATTCGCAGTGGCTCTAATGCACGACCCGGAACTCCTGATTCTGGACGAACCCACAGTGGGTGTTGATCCTTTGCTCAGGCAAAGCATTTGGAACCACCTGGTGCAAATTACTAAGGATGGAAATAAGACTGTGATCATTACTACACATTATATCGAGGAGGCTAGACAAGCTCATGCG ATTGGTCTCATGAGAAGCGGCAAACTACTGGCCGAAGAAGCGCCCCACGTGCTTCTCCAAATGTACCATTGTACCTCCTTAGAAGAGGTCTTCCTCAAACTCTCCAGGAAACAAGGACAAGTTGGTGGGGGTGGCGGCGGCGGCCAAGGAGTAGGGACTCAAACGGACCACAACATTAGCAATAACATTAGTATAGCTACTCTAAATTGGGGCAAAAAGGAACCCATATACGTCACGGAGGAAAGTGGAGTGGTAGGACTTAACTTTCACCAGAGCAAAGAGGTTTTGGTGCAGGATTCTAATGGGCATTTAGATGTAtgttattcaaaattactgTTATTAAGGTATTCTTTTATCCCCAACATTTCCTTCCAGTTTGCTGGAAAGGCTTCATCAGCAAAACATGGCATTCAAGAAGCATGCGAGGATTGCAGCAATTGCAGCGAATGGACAACTACAGGAAAAATCAAAGCCCTTCTTCAAAAGAATTTCCTCAGGATGTGGAGAAATGTGGGAGTTATGCTGTTCATTTTCGCTTTACCTGTAATGCAAGTAATCTTGTTCTGTCTGGCCATCGGGGGAGACCCCACAGGGTTGAAAATTGCCATtgtaaataatgaagttgGTTACGTCAATCAAACCTACCAGGATTGTCCCTATGAAGAAGGGTGTAAATTTGGGAATTTGAGTTGTCGATACACTAAAGCGGTCAATACGAGTACAATAACGAAA CTATATTATCCGGATTTGGACTCAGCAAAAGCAGCAGTGAGCAGAGGGGAAGCGTGGGGGGCGATGTACTTCACAGAGAACTTTACTGATGCTTTGGTGGCCCGGATAGCCTTGGGAAAGGACAGTGACGAAGAAACTTTAGACCAAAGCGAGATCAGAGTTTGGTTAGACATGTCAA ATCAACAAATTGGAATAATTTTGCAACGAGACTTGCAGCTGACGTACCAAAATTTCACGAAAGATTTGCTGAGAGATTGCGACCAAAACGAAGCGTTAGCTGAGGTACCCATATCGTTCAAGGAACCCATTTATGGCTCCAATCAACCCTCGTTTACAGATTTCGTGGCTCCAGGCGTGATTTTAAC CATTGTCTTCTTTTTGGCTGTCGCCCTTACATCATCAGCGTTAATTATTGAAAGGATGGAGGGCTTGTTGGATAGGTCCTGGGTTGCAG GCGTAACCCCTGGCGAAATCCTGTTCTCCCACGTCGTCACCCAATTCGTGGTGATGTGCGGTCAAACAGCCTTAGTCCTCATCTTCATGATCATAGTCTTCGAAGTGGAGTGCAAAGGTGACATCTTTATAGTAGTCGTCCTCACCATCCTTCAAGGCCTCTGCGGCATGTGCTTCGGTTTCGTTATATCCGCCATTTGCGAACTGGAACGAAACGCAATTCAGCTGGCACTGGGCAGTTTCTATCCGACTCTGCTCCTTAGCGGGGTCATCTGGCCTATTGAAGGCATGCCGATGATCCTGAGATACGTTTCCACTTTCTTACCACTGACGTTAGCGACGACATCACTTCGAGCGATGATGACCCGAGGTTGGTCATTCCTGGAACCGGACGTCTACTACGGGTTCATTTCCACGATAGCTTGGATAGTTCTCTTCTTGACGATTAGTTTAATAGCGCTTAAAGTTAAGCGAGGTTGA